DNA from Candidatus Dormiibacterota bacterium:
GCCGCCGCCGGCATCGTCGAAATCGTCGAAGTCGGAGGCGCCTCCTTCCTCGCCCCCGCGCACGGTGGCGAAGGTGGAGACGAGGCGGTGCACCTTGGTCGACCCGCAGCTGGAGCAGGGCGGATTCTCGCTCGACCAGGACGCCAGCAGAGCCGATGTTCGCTTGCGGCAGGCCTGGCAACGGTACTCGTAGATCGGCATCGCGGAGTCCCTAGGATAATCCTGAGTGTCACGCTACTGGTCGTCCGGCGGGTTGGCTCATAGGCTTCTTGCCCTCCGCCGCGGAATGGCTTTCATGCGAATTGCCGCCCGTCGGATGAAATGGACCAGCCGGCGTGACTTCATAGGAGCGTGGATCCGCCCCAACTCAGGCGTGTCCGCCGACCGGTCCTGTATCCCCACAACAAGGAGACAGGAACATGGTGACATTTGGCGGCGACAGTCACAAACGGACCCACACCTTGGTGGCGGTGGACGAGAACGGGCGGCAGGTGGGAGAACGT
Protein-coding regions in this window:
- a CDS encoding zinc ribbon domain-containing protein — protein: MPIYEYRCQACRKRTSALLASWSSENPPCSSCGSTKVHRLVSTFATVRGGEEGGASDFDDFDDAGGG